The Pseudomonas eucalypticola genome has a window encoding:
- a CDS encoding MFS transporter — MPSSSRNTALLWIVASGFFMQTLDTTIVNTALPSMASALGENPLDMLPVVVAYSLTMAMLTPASGWLADRFGTRRIYFLAILLFVIGSVLCAASQSLPELVLARVVQGIGGSMLLPIGRLAVLRSVTGEQYIAALAMVSVAGQVGPLIGPVLGGWISQTMAWNWIFLINIPIGLLGMAAVRRFLTDDALEQPPPFDFVGCGLLSLCMAAFSLALDVPGNGHQALLSGGLFGIALLAALCYIPHARRRQNPLFSLALFGQRNFSVGLVGNLLCRIGSGAVPFLLPLLMQLQLGYSPLHSGLMLLPAAIGGILSKRWVVPLVKHFGYNRFLLVNTVLVGTSIASFGLISPGWPLALEIAQIGLFGCCNSMQFAAMNSVTLKGLGARDAGSGNSLFSMVQILAIGLGVIIGGGVVNLLSASAGEAAVAYRWAFIVVGLFTLASGVIFRALEAERQVAAAR, encoded by the coding sequence ATGCCCTCCTCATCAAGAAACACCGCGCTGCTATGGATCGTGGCTTCGGGTTTCTTCATGCAGACCTTGGACACGACCATCGTCAACACCGCCCTGCCCTCCATGGCCAGCGCGTTGGGCGAGAACCCGCTGGACATGCTGCCAGTGGTGGTTGCGTACTCCCTGACCATGGCCATGCTCACCCCGGCTTCCGGCTGGCTGGCCGACCGCTTCGGTACGCGGCGCATCTACTTCCTGGCCATTCTGCTGTTCGTCATCGGTTCGGTGCTGTGCGCAGCGTCCCAGAGCCTGCCTGAACTGGTGCTTGCGCGGGTGGTGCAAGGCATCGGCGGCTCGATGCTGCTGCCCATTGGCCGCCTGGCGGTACTGCGTAGTGTCACGGGTGAGCAATACATCGCCGCCCTGGCCATGGTCTCGGTGGCCGGCCAGGTCGGGCCGCTGATCGGGCCGGTGCTGGGTGGCTGGATTTCCCAGACCATGGCCTGGAACTGGATTTTCCTGATCAACATTCCTATCGGCCTGTTGGGCATGGCGGCGGTGCGACGTTTTCTGACCGATGACGCGCTGGAACAGCCGCCGCCCTTCGACTTCGTCGGCTGTGGCTTGCTGTCACTGTGCATGGCGGCGTTTTCCCTGGCCCTGGATGTGCCGGGTAACGGCCACCAGGCGCTGCTCAGCGGCGGGCTGTTCGGCATCGCGTTGTTGGCGGCGCTGTGTTACATCCCGCATGCCCGGCGCCGGCAGAACCCGTTGTTCTCCCTGGCGTTGTTCGGCCAGCGCAACTTCAGCGTCGGCCTGGTCGGCAACCTGCTGTGCCGTATAGGCTCCGGCGCCGTGCCGTTTTTGCTGCCGTTGTTGATGCAGCTGCAACTGGGCTACTCGCCGCTGCATTCGGGCCTGATGCTGCTGCCGGCGGCCATCGGCGGGATCCTGTCCAAGCGTTGGGTGGTGCCGTTGGTCAAACACTTCGGCTATAACCGCTTTCTACTGGTGAACACCGTGCTGGTGGGCACCAGCATCGCCTCGTTCGGGCTGATCTCGCCGGGCTGGCCACTGGCGCTGGAAATCGCCCAGATCGGCCTGTTCGGCTGCTGCAACTCCATGCAGTTCGCGGCCATGAACAGTGTCACCCTCAAGGGCCTCGGGGCACGGGATGCCGGCAGCGGCAACAGCCTGTTCTCCATGGTGCAGATCCTGGCCATCGGCCTTGGCGTGATCATCGGCGGTGGCGTGGTCAACCTGTTGTCGGCCAGCGCTGGCGAGGCAGCGGTGGCGTACCGCTGGGCATTCATCGTGGTGGGGCTGTTCACCCTGGCATCGGGGGTGATTTTCCGCGCCCTGGAGGCAGAACGTCAGGTGGCAGCCGCGCGGTAG
- a CDS encoding GGDEF domain-containing protein, whose product MTQLVDSSDNAYTRQRLRGFPWLRFEPELEREYRELNYQGFQRTRNASAVMLIVALLGFLALDIVYGYGAQFPPVSFFAVALRSLTVVFACVGFWQVRHEARVGVGERWVVAVLGVTGFSSVLMMLVYAHYHQEFHLPLLLDAVILLMITVLFPVGLNVHVAMGMAVLIALSSWLLTPWVSGSLMDQQYVAFMPFQVASLVALMALRYYHERSFRTLFLLRGSLHEMASTDALTGLFNRRAFDALARQALAQAARDVRLCAVLLVDVDHFKRYNDAHGHPAGDQALKAIAARLHAFPRRPLDLAARLGGEEFVLLFADVDKAFVARIGGQVCEAVRALQIGGEGAALTVSVGVVLGAPGCSLEGLYELADQAMYQAKQQGRNRAFWGAESRGEAAKGLV is encoded by the coding sequence TTGACTCAACTGGTTGATAGCAGCGACAACGCCTACACCCGCCAGCGGTTGCGCGGCTTTCCCTGGCTGCGGTTCGAGCCTGAGCTGGAGCGCGAGTACCGTGAGTTGAATTACCAGGGCTTCCAACGCACGCGCAATGCCTCGGCGGTGATGTTGATCGTAGCGCTGCTGGGGTTCCTGGCACTGGACATTGTGTATGGCTATGGTGCGCAGTTTCCCCCGGTGTCCTTTTTCGCGGTAGCGTTGCGGTCGCTCACGGTGGTGTTTGCCTGCGTGGGCTTCTGGCAGGTGCGGCATGAGGCTCGGGTGGGCGTCGGCGAGCGCTGGGTAGTGGCGGTGCTGGGGGTTACCGGCTTCAGCTCGGTGCTGATGATGCTGGTCTACGCCCATTACCATCAAGAATTCCACCTGCCATTGCTGTTGGACGCCGTCATTCTGCTGATGATCACCGTACTGTTCCCCGTGGGTTTGAACGTCCACGTGGCCATGGGCATGGCGGTGCTGATCGCACTGTCATCCTGGCTACTGACGCCGTGGGTGTCGGGCAGCCTGATGGACCAGCAGTATGTGGCGTTCATGCCGTTCCAGGTGGCCTCGCTGGTGGCCCTGATGGCCTTGCGGTATTACCATGAGCGGTCGTTTCGGACCTTGTTCCTGCTGCGTGGTTCGTTGCATGAAATGGCCAGCACCGACGCGCTGACGGGGCTGTTCAACCGCCGGGCGTTCGACGCCCTGGCGCGTCAGGCGCTGGCCCAGGCTGCCCGCGATGTACGGCTGTGCGCGGTGCTGCTGGTGGATGTGGACCATTTCAAGCGCTACAACGACGCCCACGGGCACCCGGCGGGTGACCAGGCGCTGAAAGCCATTGCCGCGCGCCTGCACGCGTTTCCCCGGCGGCCGCTGGACCTGGCGGCGCGGCTGGGAGGCGAGGAGTTCGTCTTGTTGTTTGCCGACGTGGACAAAGCCTTTGTAGCGCGCATTGGCGGGCAGGTGTGCGAGGCCGTGCGGGCATTGCAGATCGGCGGCGAAGGCGCGGCGTTGACGGTCAGTGTCGGCGTGGTGCTGGGCGCGCCAGGGTGTTCGTTGGAAGGCTTGTACGAGCTGGCCGACCAGGCGATGTACCAGGCCAAGCAACAGGGGCGCAATCGAGCGTTCTGGGGCGCTGAGAGTCGTGGCGAAGCCGCGAAGGGCTTGGTGTGA
- a CDS encoding ArnT family glycosyltransferase produces MDHAPPFRLHALLIYAAALVLFTLGIWDEQPQGFDDRWALFLQEMYRHGPSLFPTTYGQPYADYPGTATWFSYLFARLIGAPNHLANVLPTALASAGILALLYRLLAPSSRAWALLAVLLTALTTQWLEKSRSVCLDQMSSLLCLACFYLLHRGEQLGSRLRQWAVVPLFALGFAIRGPLGLVEVCGVACTYWALGVATDREQAVLRIKRVLGYGIAGLVLLGAGWWLLMALARIAGGDSFAEDVRNMQVGGRLDESGKPFFFYLQLSLYRYFPVVPLALATLVVLRHRWAARGQDSDVQMVIRLGACGLMILLGLSVPHFKRAYYVLPMVPLFAAVAAYGLLEARGWLAKVARAYTGLVAVLPVLGIVIVFICHQLWRKHDDWPDVSLGLLAGGLVLLQVAALWAWCSRAERAHRLVLLSLVALLAQWWLLVKMVEPAQDRQFDTRTFVDQVENLRQQAPGTLVFLNLGRDTWAIRYMMNLAHDEVPAPLFVGQQDLTPLAHLPHPAWVIVARSERSLLDGTPLQKLAPAYAGHLNGNALLVFQAP; encoded by the coding sequence ATGGATCACGCCCCTCCCTTTCGCCTTCATGCGCTGCTGATTTACGCGGCTGCGCTGGTATTGTTCACGCTGGGTATCTGGGATGAACAGCCTCAGGGTTTCGACGATCGCTGGGCGTTGTTCCTGCAGGAAATGTATCGTCACGGCCCCAGCCTGTTTCCCACCACTTATGGCCAGCCGTACGCCGACTACCCTGGCACGGCGACCTGGTTCAGCTACCTGTTCGCCCGGCTGATCGGGGCCCCCAACCACCTGGCCAACGTACTGCCGACGGCCCTGGCCTCGGCCGGAATCCTGGCGCTGCTGTACCGCCTGCTGGCCCCCTCGAGCCGGGCGTGGGCGCTGCTGGCGGTGCTGCTCACGGCGCTGACCACCCAGTGGCTGGAAAAATCACGTTCGGTGTGCCTGGACCAGATGAGCTCGCTGCTGTGCCTGGCCTGTTTCTACCTGCTGCACCGCGGCGAGCAGTTGGGTTCGCGGTTGCGCCAGTGGGCGGTGGTGCCCCTGTTCGCGCTGGGTTTTGCCATTCGCGGACCACTGGGCCTGGTGGAAGTCTGTGGCGTTGCCTGCACCTATTGGGCGCTGGGTGTGGCCACCGACCGTGAACAGGCTGTGCTGCGCATCAAGCGGGTGCTGGGCTACGGCATCGCCGGCCTGGTACTGCTGGGCGCGGGCTGGTGGTTGCTGATGGCTTTGGCGCGCATCGCCGGCGGTGACAGTTTCGCCGAGGATGTGCGCAACATGCAGGTGGGGGGCCGCCTGGACGAAAGCGGCAAACCCTTTTTCTTTTATTTGCAGTTGAGCCTTTACCGGTATTTTCCGGTAGTGCCCCTGGCGCTGGCGACCCTGGTCGTCCTGCGCCACCGCTGGGCGGCCCGTGGCCAGGACAGTGACGTGCAAATGGTGATCCGCCTGGGTGCCTGTGGCCTGATGATTTTGCTCGGGCTGTCGGTGCCGCACTTCAAGCGGGCGTACTACGTGCTGCCGATGGTGCCGTTGTTCGCCGCAGTGGCCGCTTATGGTTTGCTGGAAGCTCGGGGCTGGTTGGCGAAGGTCGCACGCGCGTACACCGGGCTGGTGGCGGTGTTACCGGTGCTGGGCATCGTCATCGTGTTCATCTGTCATCAGCTGTGGCGCAAGCATGACGATTGGCCCGACGTCTCGCTAGGGCTGCTGGCAGGGGGGCTGGTGCTATTGCAAGTGGCGGCGCTGTGGGCCTGGTGCAGCCGCGCCGAGCGCGCCCATCGCCTGGTGCTGCTGAGCCTGGTGGCGTTGCTGGCCCAGTGGTGGTTGCTGGTAAAGATGGTCGAGCCAGCGCAGGACCGCCAGTTCGATACCCGGACCTTCGTCGACCAGGTTGAAAATCTCCGCCAGCAGGCGCCGGGGACACTGGTGTTCCTCAACCTGGGGCGCGACACCTGGGCCATTCGCTACATGATGAATCTGGCCCATGACGAAGTGCCCGCGCCGCTGTTCGTGGGCCAACAGGACCTCACGCCACTGGCCCACCTGCCCCATCCAGCGTGGGTGATCGTGGCACGCAGCGAACGCAGCCTGCTCGACGGCACACCGTTGCAGAAGCTTGCACCGGCCTACGCAGGGCACCTGAATGGCAATGCATTGCTGGTGTTCCAAGCGCCCTGA
- a CDS encoding MFS transporter: MPSLSRAGAFILLAVSSLTIMVGCVIVPGLPAIARELGVPRAAAWLVTVPSLGVVLFGPLVARMSERLGLYRTLCLGLFTYGLLGAGGMFLHGAVPIFADRLLLGGATAAVMASGTGLISQFYEGPARLAMIARQGMAIELGGVLFLSAAGLLASWAWQAPFSLYLLSWLLLALVLGLIRDPGKPVSASDATVQRGITPALQVVYLAAVGAMVVFFSAIIALPLSLHAMGLGETAIGNFLSGVSLVAVLAAALMPRVTARLGEHGTLALAFSAFAVAHGLFAWAPSLPCFLVGGLCLGAGFGWSVPLLNHMTVERSAPALRGRHLAFLSMALFLGQFLSAFLDLLPGHDDSLYLAAAVLAAALASGMALAHRRSAATTLLNEN; this comes from the coding sequence ATGCCCAGCCTATCCAGAGCCGGTGCCTTTATCCTGCTGGCAGTGTCCAGCCTGACCATCATGGTGGGCTGCGTGATCGTGCCCGGCTTGCCGGCCATCGCTCGCGAACTGGGCGTGCCCCGGGCTGCAGCCTGGCTGGTCACGGTGCCGTCACTGGGGGTCGTGCTGTTCGGTCCCCTGGTGGCGCGCATGAGCGAACGTCTCGGGCTGTACCGGACCCTGTGCCTGGGGCTGTTCACGTACGGGCTGCTGGGGGCAGGGGGCATGTTCCTGCACGGTGCCGTGCCGATTTTCGCCGACCGGCTGTTGCTGGGCGGCGCCACGGCCGCGGTCATGGCCAGCGGCACCGGGCTGATTTCGCAGTTTTATGAAGGCCCTGCCCGGCTGGCGATGATCGCCCGCCAGGGCATGGCCATCGAACTGGGCGGGGTGCTGTTTCTCAGTGCTGCCGGGCTGCTGGCCAGTTGGGCCTGGCAAGCGCCATTCTCCCTTTACCTGTTGAGCTGGCTGCTGTTGGCGCTGGTGCTGGGGCTCATCCGGGACCCCGGTAAGCCGGTGTCGGCGAGCGACGCGACGGTGCAGCGTGGCATCACCCCAGCCTTGCAAGTGGTTTACCTGGCGGCCGTGGGCGCGATGGTAGTGTTCTTCAGTGCGATCATCGCCTTGCCACTCAGCCTGCACGCCATGGGCCTGGGCGAAACGGCCATCGGCAACTTCCTGTCCGGGGTGTCGCTGGTGGCGGTGTTGGCGGCGGCGCTGATGCCGCGGGTCACTGCACGGTTGGGCGAGCATGGCACACTGGCGCTGGCGTTCAGTGCCTTCGCGGTGGCCCATGGGTTGTTCGCCTGGGCACCGTCACTGCCGTGTTTTCTGGTCGGCGGGTTATGCCTGGGGGCCGGTTTCGGTTGGTCAGTACCCTTGCTCAACCACATGACCGTGGAACGGAGCGCCCCGGCGTTGCGCGGTCGGCATCTGGCCTTCCTGTCCATGGCGCTGTTCCTGGGCCAGTTCCTGTCGGCCTTCCTCGACCTGCTGCCGGGGCATGACGATAGCCTCTACCTGGCCGCCGCCGT
- the fabV gene encoding enoyl-ACP reductase FabV gives MIIKPRVRGFVCVTTHPAGCEANVKEQIDYVKQHGAIGNGPKNVLVLGASTGYGLAARISAAFGAGAKTLGVFFEREGDEKKAGTAGWYNTAAFHKFAAAEGLYAKSINGDAFSDEIKRQTIEAIKQDLGQVDLVVYSLAAPRRLHPKTGELLSSTLKPLGKSVTQRGVNTDKGTVEETTLEPATQAEIDGTVAVMGGEDWKMWMDALQEAGVLAECAKTTAFTYLGEKLTHDIYWNGSIGEAKKDLDKKVLDIRANLAPLGGDARVSVLKAVVTQASSAIPIMPLYLSLLFKVMKEQGTHEGCIEQVYGLFKDSLYNAEPIVDADGRLRADYKELAPEVQAKVEALWNEVTTENLNDLTDFAGYKHEFLRLFGFEIAGVDYEADVSPKVDIPNLIQG, from the coding sequence ATGATCATCAAACCACGCGTTCGCGGCTTCGTCTGCGTGACTACCCACCCGGCTGGCTGCGAAGCCAACGTCAAAGAGCAGATCGACTACGTGAAGCAGCACGGCGCTATCGGCAATGGTCCGAAGAACGTGCTGGTGCTGGGTGCGTCCACCGGTTACGGCCTGGCCGCGCGCATCAGCGCCGCTTTCGGCGCCGGCGCCAAGACCCTGGGTGTGTTCTTCGAGCGCGAAGGCGACGAGAAGAAGGCCGGTACCGCAGGCTGGTACAACACCGCCGCGTTCCACAAATTCGCCGCCGCCGAAGGCCTGTACGCCAAGAGCATCAACGGTGACGCGTTCTCCGACGAGATCAAGCGCCAGACCATCGAAGCCATCAAGCAGGACCTGGGCCAGGTTGACCTGGTGGTCTACAGCCTGGCTGCGCCACGCCGCCTGCACCCCAAGACCGGCGAGCTGCTGAGCTCCACCCTCAAGCCGCTGGGCAAGTCCGTGACCCAGCGCGGCGTCAACACCGACAAGGGCACGGTTGAAGAAACCACCCTGGAACCGGCCACCCAGGCCGAGATCGACGGCACTGTCGCGGTCATGGGCGGTGAAGACTGGAAAATGTGGATGGACGCCCTGCAGGAAGCCGGCGTGCTGGCCGAATGCGCCAAGACCACGGCGTTCACCTACCTGGGCGAGAAGCTGACCCACGACATCTACTGGAACGGTTCGATCGGCGAAGCCAAGAAGGACCTGGACAAAAAGGTCCTGGACATACGTGCCAACCTGGCCCCACTGGGCGGCGACGCGCGCGTGTCGGTGCTCAAGGCCGTGGTCACCCAGGCCAGCTCGGCCATCCCGATCATGCCGCTGTACCTGTCGCTGCTGTTCAAGGTGATGAAAGAGCAGGGCACCCACGAAGGGTGCATCGAGCAGGTGTACGGCCTGTTCAAGGACAGCCTGTACAACGCCGAGCCTATCGTCGACGCCGACGGCCGCCTGCGCGCCGACTACAAGGAACTGGCCCCTGAAGTCCAGGCCAAGGTCGAAGCCTTGTGGAACGAAGTCACCACCGAAAATCTCAACGACCTGACCGATTTCGCCGGCTACAAGCACGAGTTCCTGCGCTTGTTCGGTTTCGAGATCGCGGGTGTCGATTACGAGGCTGATGTCAGCCCGAAAGTCGACATTCCCAACCTGATCCAGGGTTGA
- the mexE gene encoding multidrug efflux RND transporter periplasmic adaptor subunit MexE, translated as MEQSIKHLRFPLAALAVVVMSACGRAPEVAQAPAAPKVTVAKVLEQPINEWDEFTGRLEAPQTVEVRPRVSGQIDQVAFTEGALVKKGDLLFQIDPRPFEAEVRRLEAQLQQARATATRTESESQRGERLRASNAISTELAETRASTAQESRAAVAAIQAQLDLARLNLSFTRVTAPISGRVSRAEITAGNIVTADVTPLTSLVSTDKVYAYFDADERVYLKYTQLARKGERGATTPVYLGLSNEDGNPHLGQMDFVDNQVNPKTGTIRGRAVFDNRDGSYTPGLYARLKLVGSGTYEAVLIKDEAVASDLGKKYVLVMDKDHKATYRTVELGPKLEGLRIVRSGLAKDDTIVINGLQRVRPGSQVDPEDAPMASPATLAALAEQLKALQASNLPKAAAAAPVNVASVATPRG; from the coding sequence ATGGAACAGTCAATCAAACATCTACGCTTCCCCCTCGCCGCACTGGCGGTGGTGGTGATGAGTGCTTGCGGGCGTGCCCCCGAAGTGGCCCAGGCGCCCGCCGCGCCGAAAGTCACCGTGGCCAAGGTGCTGGAACAGCCGATCAACGAGTGGGACGAATTCACCGGCCGCCTGGAAGCGCCCCAGACCGTCGAAGTGCGCCCACGGGTGTCAGGGCAGATCGACCAGGTGGCCTTTACCGAAGGCGCGCTGGTGAAGAAAGGCGACCTGTTGTTCCAGATCGACCCCCGCCCCTTTGAAGCCGAAGTACGCCGCCTGGAGGCGCAACTGCAACAGGCCCGTGCCACGGCCACCCGCACCGAAAGCGAGTCCCAGCGCGGCGAGCGCCTGCGCGCCAGCAACGCCATCTCCACGGAACTGGCGGAAACACGCGCCAGTACCGCGCAGGAGTCGCGCGCCGCTGTCGCCGCCATCCAGGCACAACTGGACCTGGCCCGCCTGAACCTGAGCTTCACCCGCGTCACCGCGCCCATCAGCGGCCGGGTCAGCCGCGCCGAGATCACCGCCGGCAACATCGTCACCGCCGACGTCACCCCGCTCACCAGCCTGGTCTCTACCGACAAGGTCTACGCCTACTTCGACGCCGACGAGCGCGTGTACCTCAAGTACACCCAGCTGGCGCGCAAGGGCGAGCGTGGCGCCACTACCCCGGTGTACCTGGGCCTGTCCAACGAAGACGGCAACCCGCACCTGGGCCAGATGGACTTCGTCGACAACCAGGTCAACCCCAAGACCGGCACCATCCGCGGCCGCGCGGTGTTCGACAACCGCGACGGCAGCTACACCCCGGGCCTGTACGCGCGCCTGAAACTGGTGGGCAGCGGCACCTACGAAGCCGTGCTGATCAAGGACGAGGCCGTGGCCAGCGACCTGGGCAAGAAATACGTGCTGGTGATGGACAAGGACCACAAGGCCACCTACCGCACCGTGGAGCTGGGGCCGAAACTCGAAGGCCTGCGCATTGTGCGCAGCGGCCTGGCCAAGGACGACACCATCGTCATCAACGGCCTGCAGCGGGTTCGCCCCGGCAGCCAGGTCGACCCTGAAGACGCCCCCATGGCCAGCCCGGCCACCCTCGCCGCCCTGGCCGAGCAGCTCAAGGCGCTGCAAGCCAGCAACCTGCCCAAGGCCGCCGCAGCTGCCCCGGTGAACGTGGCCAGTGTCGCCACCCCACGCGGCTAA
- a CDS encoding efflux transporter outer membrane subunit produces MSLKLFMPSLLVLALAACAVGPDYKTPDTAAANITAATAGQYDRGHFDAVWWQQFDDPTLNQLVDKSLQGNRDLRVAFARLKAARAIRDDVNTERFPVVTSRVSSEVGKGQVPGQTTDRVNQERYDLGLDMAWEVDLFGRIQRSLEASDAQEDAARADLQQLQVTLIADLVDAYGDLRGAQLRENIARANLKTQQESRTITVSLRDAGVGNELDVVRADARLAGVEATVPQLQAEQVRARNRIATLLGERPDQLSVDLTPAKLPAISKALPIGDPGELLRRRPDVRSAERKLAAATANVGVATADLFPRVSLSGFLGFTAARGSQIGSAAANAWSLGPSITWAAFNLGSVRARIRGANADAEGALATYEQQVLLALEESENAFSDYGKVQQRLASLNKQSEASRAAADLASIQYREGTVDYLVLLDAERERLSAEDAQAQAEVDQYRGIVAIYKALGGGWQVPDKAQAVAMAR; encoded by the coding sequence ATGAGCTTGAAACTCTTCATGCCCAGCTTGCTGGTGCTGGCCCTGGCCGCCTGCGCCGTGGGCCCGGACTACAAGACCCCGGACACCGCGGCGGCGAATATCACCGCCGCCACCGCCGGGCAATACGACCGCGGGCATTTCGATGCCGTGTGGTGGCAGCAGTTCGACGACCCGACGCTGAACCAGTTGGTCGACAAATCCCTGCAGGGCAACCGTGATCTGCGCGTGGCCTTCGCCCGCCTGAAGGCGGCGCGGGCCATCCGCGATGACGTCAACACCGAACGCTTCCCGGTGGTCACCAGCCGCGTCAGCAGCGAAGTCGGCAAGGGCCAGGTGCCTGGCCAGACCACCGACCGGGTCAACCAGGAGCGTTACGACCTGGGCCTGGACATGGCCTGGGAAGTCGACCTGTTCGGCCGCATCCAGCGCAGCCTGGAAGCCAGCGATGCCCAGGAAGACGCCGCGCGCGCCGACCTGCAGCAACTGCAAGTGACCCTGATCGCCGACCTGGTGGACGCCTACGGTGACCTGCGCGGTGCGCAACTGCGCGAGAACATCGCCCGGGCCAACCTCAAGACCCAGCAGGAATCGCGCACCATCACCGTCAGCCTGCGTGACGCCGGGGTGGGCAACGAACTGGACGTGGTGCGTGCCGACGCGCGCCTGGCCGGGGTCGAAGCCACCGTGCCGCAATTGCAGGCTGAACAAGTGCGCGCCCGCAACCGTATCGCCACCTTGCTGGGCGAACGCCCCGACCAACTGAGCGTGGACCTGACCCCGGCGAAGCTGCCGGCCATCTCCAAGGCGTTACCCATCGGCGACCCGGGCGAACTGCTGCGCCGCCGCCCCGATGTGCGCAGCGCCGAGCGCAAGCTGGCTGCGGCCACCGCCAATGTCGGCGTGGCCACGGCCGACCTGTTCCCCCGGGTCAGCCTGTCCGGTTTCCTGGGCTTCACGGCGGCCCGTGGCTCGCAGATCGGCTCGGCCGCCGCCAACGCCTGGTCCCTGGGCCCAAGCATCACCTGGGCGGCCTTCAACCTGGGCAGCGTGCGGGCGCGTATCCGTGGCGCCAATGCCGATGCCGAAGGCGCCCTGGCCACCTACGAACAGCAAGTGCTGCTGGCCCTGGAAGAGTCGGAAAACGCCTTCAGCGACTACGGCAAGGTGCAACAGCGCCTGGCTTCACTGAACAAGCAGAGCGAAGCCAGCCGCGCGGCGGCTGACCTGGCGTCGATCCAATACCGCGAAGGCACCGTGGATTACCTCGTGCTGCTGGACGCCGAACGCGAGCGCCTCAGCGCCGAAGACGCCCAGGCCCAGGCCGAGGTGGATCAGTACCGCGGCATCGTGGCGATCTACAAAGCGCTGGGTGGCGGTTGGCAGGTACCGGACAAGGCGCAGGCGGTGGCGATGGCTCGGTGA
- a CDS encoding plasmid pRiA4b ORF-3 family protein produces MPTPLLSLHVELSGIEPAIWRHLVVPADLTLPQLHEALQVAMGWHDMHLHEFRLQGRDYGVPDPGGAYGAPLTDEAGVVLAEALGGATAFRYLYDLGDGWLHEITVSPYHGVPRVSSAPFCVEGANACPPEDSGGPIAYADFVEAITDPAHPDHPAMVDWHGQDFDPQAWAITTTNRHLKKLQQAWKHQKLNRG; encoded by the coding sequence ATGCCCACGCCCCTGTTGAGCCTGCACGTCGAACTGAGCGGCATCGAACCGGCCATCTGGCGCCACTTGGTGGTGCCTGCCGACCTGACGCTGCCCCAACTGCATGAGGCCTTGCAGGTGGCCATGGGCTGGCATGACATGCACCTGCACGAATTCCGCCTCCAGGGCCGGGACTACGGCGTGCCCGACCCTGGTGGCGCTTACGGGGCACCGTTGACCGACGAGGCCGGCGTGGTGCTGGCCGAGGCGCTCGGCGGTGCCACGGCCTTCCGCTATCTGTACGACCTGGGCGACGGCTGGCTTCATGAGATCACGGTCAGCCCCTACCACGGTGTCCCACGGGTGTCTTCGGCGCCGTTCTGTGTAGAGGGCGCCAATGCCTGTCCGCCGGAGGACAGCGGCGGCCCCATCGCCTACGCCGACTTTGTCGAGGCCATCACCGACCCTGCACATCCCGACCACCCCGCCATGGTCGACTGGCATGGCCAGGACTTCGACCCCCAGGCCTGGGCAATCACCACCACCAACCGTCACCTGAAGAAGTTGCAGCAAGCCTGGAAGCACCAGAAGTTGAACAGAGGCTGA